A portion of the Periophthalmus magnuspinnatus isolate fPerMag1 chromosome 2, fPerMag1.2.pri, whole genome shotgun sequence genome contains these proteins:
- the LOC117381186 gene encoding high affinity cGMP-specific 3',5'-cyclic phosphodiesterase 9A-like, which translates to MTTKTIHFMVNGRKETAEFGEDCSDSEVKDLFLAAAEVGPEHILKLFSSDGRLLKISASLQQNLKCAPYRLQLASDSCVAMPTQLGAMEMRLQQLEHRVMELSQSPELLQDLEREVEGFKRKLQSVEHLSWMGLFRDNTEKFIHKTGPRLMSVHEKPTTVHGPALSVHEERHRVRTAFLNMSSLQVSEEVREYLKTPMFDNWQWEEPEMLVLIQTMFEDLDFVSEFQMETRVLQNFLLEVHSHYNHIAFHNFHHCFCVTQMMYGLIWLTDLKTKLSRTDLLIMLTSALCHDLDHPGYNNVYQINAQTDLALRYNDISPLENHHCAVAFSIICKPDCNILKNVTSEQYKQIRAGMIKCILATDMARHNEILNRFRAIQPTFDFTNKEHKEVLMKIMVKVSDISNEARPMSVAEPWLDCLLQEFFNQSDTEKLRGLPVTPFMDRDKVSKPSSQTNFIRFVLLPLFTELTKLFPCLEQHILEPVRRALEYYRELEKNAADLQSSTQTKT; encoded by the exons aTGACGACTAAAACCATTCACTTTATGGTGAACGGGCGCAAGGAGACGGCTGAGTTTGGAGAGGACTGCTCTGACTCTGAGGTCAAAG ACTTGTTTCTGGCGGCGGCGGAGGTGGGACCAGAGCACATCTTGAAGCTCTTCAGCTCAGATGGACGACTTTTGAAGATCTCAGCCTCACTGCAGCAGAACCTCAAGTGTGCCCCCTACAGGCTGCAGCTGGCATCAGACTCAT GTGTTGCCATGCCAACGCAGCTGGGTGCCATGGAGATGAGGCTGCAGCAGCTGGAGCATCGTGTAATGGAGCTGAGCCAGAGTCCAGAACTGCTCCAAGACCTAGAACGAGAGGTGGAGGGCTTCAAGAGAAAACTACAA AGCGTAGAGCACTTAAGCTGGATGGGCTTATTCAGAGATAACACAGAGAAGTTCATTCACAAAACGGGGCCCAGACTGATGAGCGTGCACGAGAAGCCCACGACTGTGCATGGACCTGCTCTGAGCGTGCATGAGGAGCGGCACAGAGTCCGGACTGCGTTTCTCAACATGAG TTCTCTGCAGGTGAGTGAGGAGGTCCGAGAATACCTCAAGACCCCCATGTTTGATAACTG GCAGTGGGAGGAGCCGGAGATGCTGGTCCTGATTCAGACCATGTTTGAGGATTTGGACTTTGTGTCCGAGTTCCAGATGGAGACCAGAGTCCTTCAAAACTTCCTCTTGGAAGTGCACAGCCACTACAACCACATCGCCTTCCAcaacttccaccactgcttctGCGTCACCCAGATG ATGTATGGTCTAATATGGCTGACTGACCTCAAGACCAAACTAAGCCGAACCGATCTGCTGATCATGTTAACCTCCGCCCTATGCCACGACCTCGACCACCCAGGCTACAACAATGTCTACCAG ATTAATGCTCAGACGGATCTGGCTCTCAGATACAATGACATCTCTCCTTTAGAAAACCATCATTGTGCTGTTGCTTTCAGCATCATCTGCAag CCTGACTGTAATATCCTGAAGAACGTGACCTCTGAGCAGTACAAACAGATCCGGGCCGGAATGATCAA GTGCATTCTGGCCACAGACATGGCTCGACACAACGAGATCCTCAATAGGTTCAGAGCCATCCAGCCCACGTTTGACTTCACCAATAAGGAGCACAAAGAagtg CTGATGAAGATCATGGTGAAAGTGAGCGACATCTCAAATGAAGCTCGGCCCATGTCTGTGGCTGAACCTTGGTTAGACTGCCTCCTCCAAGAGTTCTTCAACCAG AGCGACACAGAGAAGCTTCGTGGGTTGCCAGTGACTCCGTTCATGGACAGAGACAAAGTTTCAAAGCCGTCGTCTCAAACAAACTTCATCAGATTCGTCCTTCTGCCTCTTTTCACAGAGCTCACCAAACTCTTCCCCTGTCTCGAG CAGCACATTTTGGAGCCTGTGCGTCGTGCTCTGGAATATTACAGAGAACTTGAGAAGAATGCAGCGGATCTACAGAGCTCAACACAGACCAAAACCTAA
- the LOC117381684 gene encoding H(+)/Cl(-) exchange transporter 4, with protein sequence MEPGEAASGSSVVTEEMNGAGNLMDFLDEPFPDVATYEDFHTIDWLREKSRDTDRHRKITSKSKESLWELIKSLLDAWSGWVVMLLIGLLSGSLAGVIDLAVDWMTDLKEGVCLSAFWYSHEQCCWTSNQTTFADRDKCPEWKKWAELMTGSAEGAGAYVLNYFLYTLWALFFSFLAVSLVRVFAPYACGSGIPEIKTILSGFIIRGYLGKWTLLIKTVTLVLAVSSGLSLGKEGPLVHVACCCGNLFCSLFSKYSKNEGKRREVLSAAAAAGVSVAFGAPIGGVLFSLEEVSYYFPLKTLWRSFFAALVAAFTLRSINPFGNSRLVLFYVEYHTPWYMAELLPFILLGVFGGLWGALFIRANIAWCRRRKTTLLGKYPVIEVLVVTGLTALLAYPNPYTRRSTSQLISELFNDCGALESSQLCDYINSNNTTRPVDDIPDRPAGPGVYAALWQLTLALAFKILITIFTFGMKIPSGLFIPSMAVGAIAGRIVGIAVEQMAYHHHDWIIFRSWCRPGADCVTPGLYAMVGAAACLGGVTRMTVSLVVIMFELTGGLEYIVPLMAAAVTSKWVADAFGKEGIYESHIQLNGYPYLDVRDEFTHRTLAADVMRPRRSDPPLAVLTQDSTTVEDVEALIKDTDYNGFPVVVSRESERLIGFVQRRDLTLAIKSARQKQDGVVSSSVVYFTEDAPLLPASNPQPLKLRRILNLSPFTVTDHTPMETVVDIFRKLGLRQCLVTRSGRLLGIITKKDVLRHMAQMMNQDPESIMFN encoded by the exons ATGGAGCCGGGAGAAG CAGCGAGTGGCAGTTCCGTGGTGACTGAAGAGATGAACGGAGCCGGGAATCTCATGGACTTTTTGGATGAACCTTTCCCCGATGTCGCAACGTATGAAGATTTCCACACCATCGACTGGCTCAGAGAGAAGTCCAGAGACACAGACCGACACCGCAag ATCACCAGTAAGAGTAAGGAGTCGCTGTGGGAGCTGATCAAGAGTTTACTGGACGCCTGGTCGGGATGGGTCGTGATGCTGCTCATAGGACTGTTATCag GTTCTCTTGCTGGTGTCATAGACTTGGCTGTAGACTGGATGACGGACCTTAAAGAGGGCGTGTGTCTCTCTGCGTTCTGGTACAGTCATGAACAGTGCTGCTGGACATCCAATCAGACGACCTTTGCCGACCGTGACAAGTGCCCTGAGTGGAAGAAGTGGGCGGAGCTCATGACTGGGAGCGCTGAA ggagCTGGAGCGTACGTCCTGAACTACTTCCTGTACACGCTGTGggctctcttcttctctttcctgGCTGTGTCTCTGGTCCGAGTGTTCGCCCCCTACGCCTGCGGCTCCGGAATCCCTGAG ATTAAGACAATCTTGAGTGGGTTCATTATTCGGGGGTATTTGGGGAAGTGGACTCTCCTGATAAAGACAGTGACCCTCGTGCTCGCTGTGTCCTCCGGCCTCAGCCTGGGCAAAGAGGGCCCCTTAGTGCATGTCGCCTGCTGCTGCGGAAATCTCTTCTGTTCCCTGTTCTCCAAGTACAGCAAGAACGAGGGGAAGAGACGAGAG GTGTTATCAGCAGCAGCGGCAGCCGGAGTGTCTGTGGCCTTTGGAGCACCCATCGGAGGAGTGCTGTTCAGTTTAGAAGAA GTGAGTTATTACTTCCCTCTGAAGACTCTGTGGCGATCCTTCTTTGCTGCGCTGGTGGCTGCCTTCACACTGCGCTCCATAAATCCGTTTGGAAACAGTCGTTTGGTGCTGTTCTATGTGGAGTACCACACGCCCTGGTACATGGCCGAGCTCCTGCCCTTCATTCTGCTCGGGGTGTTTGGGGGCCTCTGGGGGGCACTCTTCATCAGGGCCAACATCGCCTGGTGCCGACGCCGCAAAACAACACTCCTCGGGAAGTATCCAGTTATAGAG GTTTTGGTGGTCACTGGCCTCACTGCTCTTCTTGCCTATCCAAACCCGTACACGCGTCGTTCGACCTCTCAGCTGATCTCTGAGCTGTTTAATGACTGTGGGGCTCTGGAGTCGTCTCAGCTCTGCGACTACATCAATAGCAACAACACAACTCGCCCGGTGGACGACATCCCCGACAGGCCAGCAGGTCCCGGGGTGTATGCTGCCCTCTGGCAACTCACGCTCGCCCTGGCATTCAAGATCCTCATCACCATCTTCACCTTTGGCATGAAG ATCCCCTCTGGCCTGTTCATCCCTAGCATGGCAGTGGGTGCTATTGCTGGACGTATCGTGGGCATCGCCGTGGAGCAGATGGCCTATCACCATCACGACTGGATCATCTTCAGGAGCTGGTGTCGCCCCGGAGCAGACTGCGTGACACCCGGGCTCTATGCTATGGTGGGGGCCGCCGCATGTTTAG GTGGAGTGACCCGTATGACCGTGTCTCTCGTGGTCATCATGTTTGAGCTGACCGGAGGACTCGAGTACATTGTTCCTCTTATGGCGGCTGCAGTCACCAGTAAATGGGTCGCCGACGCTTTTGGGAAAGAAGGAATCTATGAGAGTCACATCCAACTCAACGGGTATCCTTACCTCGATGTACGCGACGAGTTTACTCACAG GACCCTGGCAGCAGACGTGATGCGGCCCAGGAGGAGTGACCCTCCTCTGGCGGTGCTTACACAGGACAGTACCACAGTGGAGGACGTGGAAGCGCTCATCAAAGACACGGATTATAACGGTTTTCCTGTGGTTGTGTCCAGAGAGTCTGAGAGGCTCATCGGCTTTGTGCAACGTCGGGATCTCACACTTGCCATCA agagCGCTCGTCAGAAACAGGATGGAGTGGTAAGCAGCTCTGTGGTGTATTTCACTGAAGATGCTCCTCTGCTACCGGCATCGAACCCTCAACCTCTCAAACTGCGCCGCATCCTCAACCTGAGCCCCTTCACGGTCACAGACCACACACCTATGGAGACTGTGGTGGACATCTTCAGGAAGCTTGGACTCAGACAGTGTCTAGTCACCAGGAGCGg ACGTCTGTTGGGAATCATCACAAAGAAAGATGTCCTCCGTCACATGGCCCAGATGATGAACCAGGACCCAGAATCCATCATGTtcaactga